The Micromonospora siamensis genome contains the following window.
CCCGGATCATCGCCCGGGTGCCGGAGAGATCGGGCAGGTGGGCCCGGGTCACCAGCAGGACCACGGCGGCGGCGCGCAGCAGCGGCCACGGCGGGCCGGGCACCTGCAACCGCCCACAGTCGACCAGCACGTCGTACGGCGGGTGGCCCTTCTCCAGCTCGGCGAAGAAGTCGGTGAACCGCTGCCAGAGCGGGGTGACGCTGCCGGCCTGGACGGGGTCGACCACGCCGGGCAGCAGCAGCCGCTCCCGCTTCGGCGCGTCCAGGTCGACCAGCTGCGACCAGAACGCCTGCTCCAGGTTGCCGTCGCGCAGCTCGCCCACGGCCAGCTCGCCGATGCCCCGGGGCCCGTCGAGCGCTCCGCCCAGGTAGCCGGCGAGGATCGACCCGCCGGCCGGGTCGGCCTCGGCGAGCACCAGCCGGCGGTGCCAGCTCAGCGCGCAGGCCAGTG
Protein-coding sequences here:
- a CDS encoding P-loop NTPase family protein; this translates as MAIIALVSAKGSPGVTTSALACALSWHRRLVLAEADPAGGSILAGYLGGALDGPRGIGELAVGELRDGNLEQAFWSQLVDLDAPKRERLLLPGVVDPVQAGSVTPLWQRFTDFFAELEKGHPPYDVLVDCGRLQVPGPPWPLLRAAAVVLLVTRAHLPDLSGTRAMIRAIERDFAEHRVPPGTLRLLLVGPGHGNGEVSKALGVPVIARLPEDTRTAQVLSLGGTVRAGRPLIRAAAALEVPVRAMLERRRARLGWPVAQGVPDAV